The Caloenas nicobarica isolate bCalNic1 chromosome Z, bCalNic1.hap1, whole genome shotgun sequence genome has a segment encoding these proteins:
- the TMEM171 gene encoding transmembrane protein 171, whose amino-acid sequence MYPVAVPAPGGEGNNGQHGKVIFFLFVFGAVLLCAGFLLSVFILQSCPSGTFSDCNGVIKAAGPVLAVTGLVCVLLARSRARLYIRQRQLQNEQVYSLVFCRGSCQFAQFLIFGFLFLTSGMLISILGIWVPGCSPSWHSIQLNHTSSSDVDLQGCGFLSLQIMGPLIVLTGLCFFVIAHVKKKQNLNLNQESCESEEHPQSPESFQVTVGDAVMVFPPPPPPYFTDPLSPTVTRCLMSSSLPTSDNPPPYHSIFSDGAQLADDERTVAVRDYETIYTISGSGSPSDISPVLYLSSESPPKYEEKASITNNEYSPSSSSSSSSISLATSDTSS is encoded by the exons ATGTATCCAGTGGCTGTTCCTGCCCCAGGAGGTGAAGGAAATAATGGACAACAtgggaaagttatttttttcctttttgtttttggaGCTGTGTTGCTCTGTGCTGGATTCCTGCTTTCAGTCTTTATTCTCCAGTCTTGTCCATCTGGAACCTTCAGTGACTGTAACGGGGTCATTAAGGCTGCTGGGCCAGTGCTGGCTGTGACTGGACTTGTTTGTGTTTTACTGGCACGATCAAGGGCCAGGCTGTATATAAGACAAAGACAATTGCAAAATGAGCAGGTGTACAGCCTTGTTTTTTGTCGCGGAAGCTGTCAGTTTGCCCAATTTCTCATATTTGGATTCCTGTTTTTGACTAGTGGAATGCTAATCAGCATCCTGGGCATTTGGGTTcctggctgcagccccagctggcaCAGCATACAGCTCAACCACACCAGCAGTTCTGATGTGGACCTCCAGGGCTGTGGATTCCTGTCACTTCAAATCATGGGACCTTTGATTGTGCTCACTGGGTTGTGTTTCTTCGTGATAGCTcatgttaaaaagaaacaaaacttaaaTCTCAACCAAGAATCTTGTGAAAGTGAAGAACATCCTCAGAGCCCTGAATCTTTTCAGGTTACAGTAG GTGATGCTGTAATGGTATTCCCACCTCCACCACCTCCTTATTTTACCGACCCTCTCTCACCAACTGTGACACGTTGTCTTATGTCAAGTAGTTTGCCTACAAGTGATAATCCTCCACCATACCATTCTATCTTCAGTGATGG aGCGCAGCTTGCAGATGATGAAAGAACAGTTGCTGTTAGAGACTATGAAACCATATATACAATTTCTGGAAGTGGCTCACCTTCAGATATTTCACCAGTTCTATACCTCTCCTCGGAATCACCTccaaaatatgaagaaaaagcatcaataacaaataatgaatattctccctcttcttcttcatcttcttcatccATTTCCTTAGCCACATCTGACACCAGTTCATAG